Proteins from a genomic interval of Treponema brennaborense DSM 12168:
- the uvrB gene encoding excinuclease ABC subunit UvrB translates to MRPFKVVAPYEPSGDQPQAIERLVEGFLRGDTYQTLKGVTGSGKTFTMAKIIEKVQRPTLIISHNKTLSAQLYREFKSFFPDNAVEYFVSYYDYYQPEAYVPARDLYIEKDASINDEIDRMRLAATYSLMERRDVIVVATVSCIYGLGMPELYKDMRIHIEKGQTLDPAAFGRQLVTLQYERNDAVLDRGRFRIRGDVLEVYPAYMETDEAYRIELDWEEIVRIRRFNTISGEIIEELDETTIYPAKHFVVPPEMLKSATDRIKSEMEDRVQFLQQTGKILEAERLKTRTSYDLEMLSEMGYCPGIENYSGPISGRRSGEPPATLLHYFPSDTLCLIDEAHVTVSQIGAMYEGDRSRKQNLIDFGFRLPSALDNRPLKYAEFESMISQTIYVTATPREQEIKRSTQVVEQLIRPTGLLDPIVEVRPSEGQMEDIYGEIKERIARGERCLLLTLTKKMAEDLTEYLDGLGLKVRYIHSEVETIERVEILKGLRSGEFDVLIGINLLREGLDLPEVSFIAILDADKIGFLRSATSLIQIIGRAARNQNGMVVMYADRESDAMKAAIEETVHRREVQEAYNTAHGITPATVSKAVADILVRQNEDKKAAVETETAVLRKSVNLFVPAQRRKLIKALEKQMSEFADCLEFEQAAAVRDEIAAIKEQYGA, encoded by the coding sequence ATGAGACCATTTAAAGTCGTCGCTCCGTACGAACCTTCGGGCGATCAGCCGCAGGCTATCGAGCGCCTTGTCGAAGGTTTTCTGCGCGGAGACACGTATCAGACGCTCAAAGGCGTAACCGGATCCGGCAAAACGTTTACGATGGCCAAGATAATCGAAAAGGTGCAGCGGCCCACGCTCATTATCAGCCACAACAAGACGCTGTCCGCGCAGCTGTACCGCGAATTCAAATCGTTTTTTCCCGACAACGCGGTGGAATATTTCGTGTCGTATTACGATTATTATCAGCCTGAAGCCTACGTTCCGGCGCGCGACTTATATATAGAAAAAGATGCGTCAATTAACGATGAAATCGACCGTATGCGTCTGGCCGCGACGTACAGTCTGATGGAGCGGCGCGACGTTATCGTCGTAGCGACGGTTTCCTGTATTTACGGTTTGGGAATGCCCGAATTGTACAAGGATATGCGCATCCATATAGAAAAAGGCCAAACGCTCGATCCCGCCGCGTTCGGACGGCAGCTCGTTACTTTGCAGTACGAACGCAACGACGCCGTGCTCGATCGCGGCCGGTTTCGCATCCGGGGCGACGTTCTGGAAGTGTATCCGGCTTATATGGAAACCGACGAAGCGTACCGTATTGAGCTCGACTGGGAAGAGATCGTGCGCATCCGTCGGTTCAATACGATTTCGGGTGAAATAATAGAAGAACTCGACGAAACTACGATTTATCCGGCAAAGCACTTCGTCGTGCCGCCGGAAATGCTCAAATCGGCGACGGATCGTATCAAGTCCGAAATGGAAGACCGCGTGCAGTTTTTGCAGCAGACCGGCAAAATACTGGAAGCCGAACGGCTGAAAACGCGCACTTCGTACGATCTTGAAATGCTTTCCGAAATGGGGTATTGCCCCGGTATTGAAAATTATTCGGGCCCCATCTCAGGCCGCCGCTCCGGTGAGCCGCCGGCTACGCTGCTGCACTATTTTCCGTCCGACACGCTGTGCCTGATAGACGAAGCGCACGTAACGGTGTCCCAGATCGGCGCGATGTACGAAGGCGACCGTTCGCGCAAGCAGAATCTGATAGACTTCGGCTTCCGACTGCCGAGTGCGCTCGACAACCGTCCGCTCAAGTACGCCGAGTTTGAATCGATGATCAGTCAGACGATTTACGTAACGGCGACCCCGCGCGAACAGGAAATAAAGCGCAGCACGCAAGTGGTGGAACAGCTGATCCGTCCCACCGGATTGCTGGATCCTATCGTTGAAGTACGCCCCAGCGAAGGGCAGATGGAAGATATTTACGGTGAAATAAAAGAGCGCATCGCGCGCGGCGAACGGTGTCTGCTTTTGACGCTGACCAAAAAGATGGCCGAGGATTTGACCGAATATCTGGACGGGTTGGGACTCAAAGTCAGATATATCCATTCCGAGGTCGAAACGATCGAACGCGTTGAAATCCTTAAAGGTCTGCGTTCCGGCGAATTCGACGTGCTGATCGGCATAAATCTGCTGCGCGAAGGGCTCGATTTGCCTGAAGTGTCTTTTATCGCGATTCTCGATGCCGATAAAATCGGATTTCTGCGTTCGGCGACCAGTCTGATCCAAATAATCGGGCGTGCGGCGCGAAATCAGAACGGGATGGTCGTCATGTACGCGGATCGTGAAAGCGACGCGATGAAAGCCGCGATTGAGGAAACCGTACATCGCCGCGAAGTGCAGGAAGCGTATAATACGGCGCACGGTATTACGCCCGCGACGGTTTCCAAAGCGGTGGCGGACATTCTGGTGCGCCAGAATGAAGACAAAAAAGCCGCCGTGGAAACCGAAACCGCCGTATTGCGCAAAAGCGTCAACCTGTTCGTTCCGGCGCAGCGGCGTAAACTTATCAAAGCGCTTGAAAAGCAGATGTCCGAATTTGCCGACTGCCTCGAGTTCGAGCAGGCTGCCGCCGTGCGCGATGAAATCGCCGCGATCAAGGAACAGTACGGCGCGTAA
- a CDS encoding NAD(P)/FAD-dependent oxidoreductase has product MKKAVIIGAGIAGITAAAELRKLYPGTDLNITIVSAENPPDYSRIRLPEFVAGTLAEEALVLHRHDWFRRQNITVLPETQASDLHCQRKTLSVRSAQGTNETLSYDVLIIASGARAFAPCRPSPESPAFGSVFTLRTIADARALKKRIETHRNAAVVIGGGLLGIEAARALKTAGVNGVHIVETAPYLLPRQLDRTASALLTEYLTAEGLTVHTGVSLDLALLETRTPQELLAPLSAGNDPAETVVLSMGVRSETGLAQTAGIACGKGITVNASMRTSEPAVFAAGDCAEFEGVVWGIVPAALEQAKTAAQNAAHYLYPESVPQPEPYRQTVPRTTLSIGNKETVSAGKAVLTDQEVQSGNWKEHVLSESPYVRIVEDTQTGTVAGALAFGDSGTGRIFLMPLQKAVGNSVPAALELLAALQFHRG; this is encoded by the coding sequence ATGAAAAAAGCTGTTATTATCGGAGCGGGAATCGCAGGAATCACCGCCGCGGCGGAACTGCGGAAACTCTATCCGGGAACGGATCTGAACATAACGATCGTATCCGCTGAAAACCCGCCGGATTATTCGAGAATCCGTCTGCCCGAATTCGTTGCCGGAACGCTTGCAGAAGAAGCGCTCGTACTGCACCGGCACGACTGGTTCCGCCGGCAGAACATCACCGTCTTACCGGAAACGCAAGCGTCCGATCTGCACTGCCAGCGAAAAACGCTCAGCGTTCGCAGCGCGCAGGGAACGAATGAAACGCTGTCCTACGACGTACTGATCATCGCCTCAGGGGCGCGCGCGTTCGCTCCGTGCAGACCGTCGCCGGAAAGCCCGGCTTTCGGGAGCGTTTTTACGCTGCGAACGATTGCCGACGCCCGTGCGCTCAAAAAACGGATTGAAACGCACCGGAACGCAGCCGTTGTCATCGGCGGCGGACTGCTCGGCATAGAAGCCGCCCGCGCGCTCAAAACGGCCGGAGTAAACGGCGTACATATCGTCGAAACTGCTCCGTATCTGCTGCCGCGCCAGCTTGACCGGACGGCTTCCGCGCTGCTGACCGAATATCTTACGGCGGAAGGCCTCACCGTGCACACCGGCGTTTCGCTCGATTTGGCGCTGCTCGAAACCCGCACGCCGCAGGAATTGCTCGCGCCGCTTTCAGCGGGAAACGATCCGGCGGAAACGGTCGTGCTTTCGATGGGCGTACGCAGCGAAACGGGGCTGGCTCAAACGGCAGGAATCGCGTGCGGCAAAGGTATCACGGTAAACGCTTCCATGCGGACGTCCGAACCGGCCGTATTTGCCGCGGGCGACTGTGCCGAATTTGAAGGGGTCGTCTGGGGAATCGTTCCGGCGGCGCTCGAACAGGCGAAAACGGCCGCACAAAACGCCGCGCATTATCTGTATCCGGAAAGCGTTCCTCAGCCTGAACCGTACCGCCAAACCGTTCCGCGCACGACGCTTTCAATCGGAAACAAGGAAACCGTTTCCGCCGGAAAAGCGGTGCTCACCGACCAGGAAGTTCAATCCGGAAACTGGAAAGAACACGTTTTAAGCGAAAGTCCGTACGTCAGAATTGTAGAAGACACGCAAACCGGAACTGTCGCAGGCGCACTGGCGTTCGGCGACTCCGGTACCGGCAGAATCTTTCTCATGCCGCTGCAGAAAGCGGTGGGAAACTCGGTACCGGCGGCGCTGGAACTGCTGGCGGCGCTTCAATTTCATCGCGGCTGA
- a CDS encoding MBL fold metallo-hydrolase, with product MQCVLLGTGTSHGIPVIGCSCPCCTSSDARDKRLRSSLWITDGSADSGAYTSIIIDTGPEFRIQALRFGIKKLDAVFLTHGHADHLNGLDDVRIFSHTCPGAAADSSDAGLPVYGNAQTITDVHERFSYIFHPPTEGGGTPKLHTVVCSSSRDAEGIKAGSLTLIPVPLLHGSLETTGWLVSDGRSSVAYLTDCSVIPDYSIALLQSQRTPIEHLIIDGLRRRPHDTHLSFDESIAYALRAGAKHIWLTHICHDMKHEEIDSYVRAYDLRHTDSENRTCRASTVAPAYDGLVLRVPDSAGTE from the coding sequence ATGCAATGCGTATTACTTGGCACCGGCACCAGTCACGGAATTCCCGTTATCGGCTGTTCGTGTCCGTGCTGTACTTCTTCGGATGCACGCGACAAAAGGCTCCGTTCCAGTTTGTGGATAACGGACGGATCTGCGGACAGCGGAGCGTATACTTCCATTATAATAGATACGGGACCCGAATTCCGCATTCAGGCGTTACGGTTCGGAATAAAGAAATTGGATGCGGTTTTTTTAACGCACGGACACGCCGATCATCTGAACGGTTTGGACGACGTGCGTATTTTTTCCCATACGTGTCCCGGCGCCGCTGCGGACAGTTCCGACGCGGGACTGCCCGTATACGGAAACGCTCAGACGATAACCGACGTGCACGAACGTTTTTCCTATATTTTCCATCCGCCGACGGAAGGCGGCGGCACGCCGAAATTGCATACCGTCGTGTGCAGCAGTAGCCGGGACGCAGAAGGTATCAAGGCTGGATCTCTGACGCTGATTCCCGTTCCGTTGCTGCACGGTTCTCTTGAAACGACCGGTTGGCTCGTTTCCGACGGGCGGTCGTCCGTTGCGTATCTGACCGATTGCAGCGTTATCCCCGATTACTCGATCGCACTGCTGCAGTCGCAGCGTACGCCCATAGAACATTTGATTATAGACGGCCTGCGCCGCCGCCCTCACGATACGCATCTGTCATTCGACGAATCGATCGCTTACGCACTGCGTGCCGGAGCGAAGCATATTTGGCTGACGCATATCTGTCACGATATGAAGCATGAAGAAATCGACTCGTACGTACGGGCGTACGATCTTAGACACACCGATTCAGAGAATCGGACGTGCCGGGCTTCGACCGTTGCTCCCGCGTACGACGGACTCGTGCTGCGCGTTCCGGATTCCGCCGGAACGGAGTGA
- the pyk gene encoding pyruvate kinase → MFSRKTKIVCSMGPTTADDSIIEQLVQAGMNIARFNFSHGTHDTHKEAMDRVKRVSAKLKIPVALLLDTKGPEIRTGMTAGGGTVTIRTGDTILITVDGQETTAATESQPARLSVTWTALPEKAVPGVRILIADGLLELDVTEVTGKTVRCVARNTGSIGSRKNVNLIGIHAGLPIINDQDKSDLAFGAEQGIDFVAASFVSFASEVNEIRRYLESINSRAKIIAKIENEEGLNNIEEIVKAADGVMVARGDLGVQLPTERIPLAQKHIIEICRRSGKPVITATQMLDSMIVNPRPTRAELTDVANAIFDGTDAVMLSGETANGAYPVEAVKTMARIAVTVEDSAEFCRKMNTEDMSDEYYPIGNIGLIMARNAYTTARDVKAMVIIAPTLSGHTAHMISKYRPEQAVIAVTPDPVVARQLLLYWGVVPLHTKRADDSNEMIQNAVKTALDAGAIHISDRIVLAAGVPLFSPLMLNTVRVLMVGNVLARGLSGGSADPEKPKASGRIVRAATPGEARGLLKHHGGEILVCRNITQEYIPILRIVNGVIAEHGSELSEQILAMVNPNLVWLTSVAGATTTLESGLVVTIDGTQLLVYEGTI, encoded by the coding sequence ATGTTTTCCAGAAAGACCAAAATCGTCTGCTCGATGGGTCCCACCACTGCCGACGACAGTATAATAGAACAATTAGTGCAGGCCGGCATGAATATTGCCCGTTTCAATTTTTCGCACGGAACACACGATACGCACAAAGAAGCAATGGATCGGGTAAAGCGGGTATCCGCAAAATTGAAAATACCCGTCGCGCTGCTGCTTGACACGAAAGGGCCCGAAATCCGTACCGGCATGACGGCCGGCGGCGGAACGGTTACGATCCGCACCGGCGACACGATTCTGATTACCGTCGACGGGCAGGAAACGACGGCGGCAACTGAATCGCAGCCGGCACGGCTTTCCGTAACCTGGACGGCACTCCCTGAAAAAGCCGTTCCCGGCGTCCGTATACTCATTGCCGACGGTCTCTTGGAACTCGACGTTACCGAAGTTACCGGCAAAACGGTGCGGTGCGTCGCGCGTAATACCGGCAGCATCGGAAGCCGGAAAAACGTCAATCTTATCGGCATACACGCGGGGCTTCCGATCATAAACGATCAGGATAAAAGCGACCTCGCGTTCGGCGCCGAACAGGGAATCGATTTCGTCGCCGCAAGTTTCGTCAGTTTTGCATCCGAAGTAAACGAAATCCGCCGGTACCTTGAATCAATCAACAGCCGCGCAAAAATAATCGCCAAGATCGAAAACGAAGAAGGGCTCAATAATATAGAAGAAATCGTTAAAGCGGCGGACGGTGTCATGGTAGCCCGCGGCGATTTGGGCGTACAGCTGCCCACCGAACGGATTCCGCTCGCCCAAAAACATATTATCGAAATATGCCGCCGATCGGGCAAACCCGTCATCACGGCGACTCAAATGCTCGACTCCATGATCGTCAATCCGCGTCCCACTCGTGCCGAACTGACCGACGTGGCGAACGCCATCTTCGACGGTACCGACGCCGTCATGCTTTCAGGAGAAACGGCGAACGGCGCCTATCCGGTGGAAGCCGTAAAGACGATGGCGCGCATCGCCGTTACCGTTGAAGATTCCGCGGAATTCTGCAGGAAAATGAATACGGAAGACATGTCCGACGAATACTATCCGATCGGCAACATCGGTCTCATAATGGCCAGAAACGCTTATACCACCGCGCGCGACGTAAAAGCGATGGTCATCATTGCGCCGACTCTTTCGGGGCACACCGCTCATATGATAAGCAAATACCGCCCGGAACAAGCCGTCATCGCGGTAACGCCGGATCCCGTCGTAGCGCGCCAGCTGCTGCTGTACTGGGGCGTCGTACCGCTCCATACGAAACGCGCGGACGACTCGAACGAAATGATTCAAAACGCTGTAAAAACGGCGCTCGACGCCGGCGCTATCCATATCTCAGACCGAATCGTATTGGCGGCCGGCGTACCGCTGTTCAGCCCGCTCATGCTGAACACGGTGCGCGTACTGATGGTGGGCAACGTACTCGCTCGCGGTTTATCCGGCGGCAGCGCCGATCCTGAAAAACCGAAAGCATCCGGCCGCATCGTGCGCGCCGCAACTCCCGGCGAAGCGCGGGGTCTGCTCAAACATCACGGCGGCGAAATTCTGGTCTGCCGGAACATCACGCAGGAATACATACCGATACTGCGCATAGTAAACGGTGTTATCGCCGAACACGGTTCAGAACTTTCGGAACAGATTCTGGCTATGGTCAATCCGAATCTGGTTTGGCTTACGAGCGTAGCCGGCGCCACGACGACGCTCGAATCGGGACTCGTCGTCACTATCGACGGTACACAGCTGCTCGTATACGAAGGTACTATTTAA
- a CDS encoding caspase family protein, translating to MPNKMKTFAAAVYVLAAAAAAFAAPEAAENQVAVERYAVYVASNEGGGGRETLWYAGSDAVRFADTMTEIGGIPQENSYLLLSPTKQIVDRTVDEITERIKKSGTNAKRTEFIFYYSGHSDENALLFGENSYGYEELKERINEVPSDVHVVILDSCFSGNFVRAKGGQRQKSFLVDDSNIVKGHAYLTSSSESEASQESDSIQASFFSHAMVTGLRGAADTSGDGKVSLNELYYYAFNETLALTENSSIGPQHPAYNITLVGSGDLVLTDISSAESVLVIPSGAEGKFLIRTQAGRLVSEINKITGSKMALALPAGSYIVTVITATATAQASVVLKSSETYLFDSTELKPISRVRNTARGADNPEPEDPAEPEETALDELKTGTPVVVGFVPGLTFPFKPDDLVNLSANMLVGKNTYVVGVQGSGLISIVTKDMKGIQGSGWTSVVSGSMTGIQSSGLVNTAGSGSGIQGAGLVNVNASDFKGIQAAGLVNVNKGNFKGIQAAGLVNTTSYISGLQAAGIVNVADTVEGVQIAPINVAHHCKGASIGLLNFIYDGIMSPAFYFDTEGNMFVQYQGGTKEFYTTWLAGKNVRKDSYAITGFGVGCRTGWKHFSFDMELIWKSVFDIAFLSQYNEQMHVLVENNAPSQTIEAKGKELLSYFSGMNMPSARVTANVSIFKHLSFFAAFTADLHVSGWNDGAFAIWEHRNPLQFTVSDTAVALYPSFSFGVKF from the coding sequence ATGCCGAATAAAATGAAAACGTTTGCCGCCGCCGTATATGTACTCGCAGCCGCAGCCGCAGCATTCGCCGCACCGGAGGCGGCTGAAAATCAAGTCGCCGTCGAGCGGTACGCCGTCTACGTCGCTTCGAACGAAGGCGGCGGCGGACGAGAAACGCTGTGGTACGCGGGAAGCGACGCCGTCAGATTCGCCGACACGATGACCGAAATCGGCGGCATTCCGCAGGAAAACAGTTATCTGCTGCTTTCTCCCACCAAACAAATTGTCGACCGAACTGTCGATGAAATCACGGAACGTATCAAAAAAAGCGGAACGAACGCCAAACGTACGGAATTCATCTTTTACTATTCGGGTCATTCCGATGAAAACGCCTTGCTGTTCGGCGAAAATTCCTACGGATACGAAGAGCTCAAAGAGCGCATCAACGAAGTTCCCAGCGACGTGCACGTCGTCATACTCGACTCGTGTTTTTCCGGCAATTTCGTTCGGGCTAAAGGCGGCCAGCGCCAAAAATCGTTTCTGGTGGACGATTCCAACATCGTCAAAGGACACGCGTATCTGACGTCAAGCTCCGAAAGCGAAGCATCGCAGGAATCGGACAGCATTCAAGCGTCGTTTTTTTCTCACGCAATGGTCACCGGCTTACGGGGTGCCGCGGATACATCCGGCGACGGAAAAGTTTCCCTGAACGAACTGTATTATTATGCGTTCAACGAAACGCTCGCGCTCACGGAAAACAGTTCCATCGGCCCGCAGCATCCGGCGTACAACATAACGCTCGTCGGCTCCGGAGATTTGGTGCTGACCGACATTTCCTCCGCCGAATCGGTACTCGTCATTCCATCCGGAGCGGAAGGCAAATTCCTTATCCGTACGCAGGCAGGCCGCCTCGTCTCGGAAATAAACAAAATTACCGGCAGTAAAATGGCGCTCGCGCTTCCGGCCGGTTCGTATATCGTTACCGTAATCACTGCAACAGCGACGGCACAGGCATCCGTCGTCTTAAAAAGCAGCGAAACGTATCTATTCGACTCAACCGAACTTAAACCGATTTCACGGGTGCGGAACACGGCCCGCGGAGCAGACAATCCGGAACCAGAAGATCCGGCGGAACCGGAAGAAACCGCGCTCGACGAGTTGAAAACCGGCACACCGGTCGTCGTCGGATTCGTACCGGGACTGACGTTCCCGTTCAAGCCGGACGATTTGGTTAATTTGTCGGCGAACATGCTCGTCGGCAAAAATACGTACGTTGTCGGCGTTCAAGGATCGGGTCTGATAAGTATCGTTACGAAAGACATGAAAGGCATACAAGGATCCGGCTGGACTTCTGTCGTCAGCGGCTCGATGACCGGCATTCAGAGCTCAGGCTTGGTCAATACAGCCGGTTCCGGTTCGGGAATTCAGGGAGCGGGACTGGTTAACGTCAATGCCAGTGATTTCAAGGGAATTCAGGCAGCGGGTCTGGTTAACGTCAATAAAGGCAATTTCAAAGGAATTCAGGCAGCGGGTTTGGTAAACACTACGTCGTATATCAGCGGATTACAAGCTGCCGGTATCGTTAACGTTGCCGATACGGTTGAAGGCGTTCAAATCGCGCCGATCAACGTTGCCCACCACTGCAAAGGTGCCTCTATCGGACTGCTGAACTTCATATACGACGGCATCATGTCGCCGGCGTTCTATTTCGATACCGAAGGCAACATGTTCGTGCAGTATCAAGGCGGTACGAAAGAATTCTATACCACCTGGCTGGCCGGAAAGAACGTACGGAAAGACTCGTATGCAATCACCGGATTCGGCGTCGGCTGCCGGACCGGATGGAAGCACTTTTCTTTCGATATGGAATTGATTTGGAAAAGCGTTTTCGACATAGCGTTTTTATCACAGTATAACGAACAAATGCACGTACTCGTTGAAAATAACGCGCCGTCGCAAACGATTGAAGCAAAAGGCAAAGAGCTGCTGTCCTATTTCAGCGGAATGAACATGCCGTCTGCGCGCGTTACCGCGAACGTGTCGATTTTCAAGCACCTGTCTTTCTTTGCCGCGTTCACTGCGGATCTGCACGTAAGCGGTTGGAACGACGGCGCGTTCGCCATTTGGGAGCACAGGAACCCGCTGCAGTTCACGGTCTCGGATACTGCCGTCGCACTGTACCCGTCGTTTTCGTTCGGCGTGAAATTTTAA
- a CDS encoding RNA polymerase sigma factor — MKSKTNTTDYNFAELYEKYGPMVLRRCRYLLQNEENAVDAMQDVFARILEHKDSLTGVCASLFYTTATRVCLNKMRADAIRWAPQIEDVIQEIADTAAAHEQVTDAALFLDTIFNGTKESTRNIALIHYVDGLTLEETAAQVGMSVSGIRKRLSALRKKAHTCAGGTRYER, encoded by the coding sequence ATGAAGTCAAAAACGAACACGACAGATTACAACTTCGCGGAACTGTATGAAAAGTACGGACCTATGGTCCTGCGCCGCTGCCGATACCTGCTGCAAAATGAAGAAAACGCAGTAGACGCAATGCAGGATGTCTTTGCCCGGATACTCGAACACAAGGATTCTCTGACCGGAGTTTGTGCCAGTCTGTTTTACACTACGGCGACCCGAGTGTGTCTGAACAAAATGAGGGCGGACGCAATCCGCTGGGCGCCGCAGATAGAAGACGTCATACAGGAAATCGCAGACACCGCCGCCGCGCACGAGCAGGTAACGGACGCCGCGCTTTTTCTGGACACGATCTTCAACGGAACCAAAGAATCGACGCGGAACATCGCGCTGATCCATTACGTAGACGGTCTGACGCTCGAAGAAACCGCAGCTCAGGTCGGCATGTCCGTATCGGGAATCAGAAAGCGGCTGTCCGCGCTGCGGAAAAAGGCGCATACCTGCGCCGGAGGAACACGATATGAAAGATAA
- a CDS encoding LuxR C-terminal-related transcriptional regulator, producing MSRNTVDTHRKEVYYKLDIHSRRELFALADRENWL from the coding sequence ATCAGCCGCAATACGGTGGATACGCACCGCAAGGAAGTATATTATAAACTTGATATTCATTCGCGGCGGGAACTGTTCGCGCTTGCCGATCGGGAAAATTGGTTGTAA
- a CDS encoding YoaP domain-containing protein, with product MEFVTLSKENLAREHICCAISRESDCQVSSKKAWLNARFTDGLVFTKGNVRGKCFIEYIPAERAWAPICAPDYMYINCLWVSGQFAGQGNADALLASCVADSTEKGKKGLVILSAERKLPFLADPAFLKHKGFLPADRAEPNFVLYYLPFDAAGFDSDKPSFLPHLKSSGLPTETTVAVGEPFTGMSSTQNAAAETVSALPETSVSAPACTGFTVYYSHQCPFPAKYVPILEETARKLGVPFTAVRFETAEQARRSPSPCTSFSLFHDGRFITNEIPSAAKFEKLAVSLNAVRGADRADC from the coding sequence ATGGAATTTGTTACGCTGTCGAAAGAAAACCTGGCGCGCGAACATATTTGTTGTGCGATTTCACGCGAATCTGATTGTCAGGTCTCCTCGAAAAAGGCGTGGTTGAACGCACGCTTTACCGACGGTCTGGTGTTTACGAAGGGAAACGTCCGGGGAAAGTGTTTTATCGAATATATTCCCGCCGAACGCGCGTGGGCACCGATCTGCGCACCCGATTATATGTACATAAATTGTTTATGGGTGTCCGGTCAGTTTGCCGGGCAGGGAAACGCGGACGCGCTGCTTGCGTCTTGCGTTGCCGACAGTACGGAAAAGGGTAAAAAAGGGTTGGTCATTCTTTCTGCTGAAAGGAAATTACCGTTCTTGGCGGATCCGGCGTTTTTGAAGCACAAAGGATTTTTGCCGGCAGACCGTGCGGAGCCGAATTTCGTGCTGTATTATCTGCCGTTTGACGCCGCCGGTTTTGATTCTGATAAGCCTTCGTTTCTGCCGCATTTGAAATCGTCCGGTCTGCCGACCGAAACGACGGTCGCCGTGGGAGAGCCATTTACGGGGATGTCCTCGACTCAGAATGCCGCGGCAGAGACGGTTTCAGCGCTGCCTGAGACGTCGGTTTCAGCGCCGGCCTGCACGGGATTCACCGTGTATTATTCGCACCAGTGTCCGTTTCCGGCAAAATACGTGCCGATTCTGGAAGAAACCGCGCGGAAACTCGGCGTGCCGTTTACTGCCGTGCGTTTTGAGACGGCCGAGCAGGCCCGACGGTCGCCTTCGCCGTGCACGTCGTTCAGCCTGTTTCACGACGGGCGTTTTATCACGAACGAAATACCTTCCGCCGCGAAATTTGAAAAACTTGCCGTGTCCCTGAACGCTGTGCGGGGGGCAGACCGTGCCGATTGTTGA
- a CDS encoding radical SAM protein translates to MPIVERTVSAKNLLSKSNLPTADYVINPYVGCPHACAYCYASFMKRFTGHNEPWGSFIDIKQCSAPIDMHKITGKSVFLSSVTDCYNPYEQKYRLTRRILEQLCTADCVLGISTKSDLILRDIDLLKKCRNLTVSVSLNTLDSRFQSDMDCAAPVEARLEALRTLHENGIRTVLFISPMFPGITDFRALIERSRPFVDTYWFENLNLRGSYKSAILSYIYRSYPQLSELYTEIFIHKNGQYWESLALEIDSYCTARNIDFVNYFYHEKLVKGAKIS, encoded by the coding sequence GTGCCGATTGTTGAGCGAACCGTTTCTGCCAAAAATCTCCTTTCAAAATCGAATCTGCCGACTGCCGATTACGTCATCAATCCGTACGTCGGCTGCCCTCATGCGTGCGCGTATTGCTACGCGAGCTTTATGAAGCGTTTTACCGGGCATAACGAACCGTGGGGCAGCTTTATCGATATAAAACAGTGCAGCGCACCGATCGACATGCATAAAATAACCGGAAAATCGGTGTTCCTTTCATCCGTTACCGACTGCTATAACCCGTATGAGCAAAAATACCGGCTGACCCGGCGTATTTTGGAACAGTTGTGTACTGCGGATTGTGTATTGGGTATTTCGACCAAATCCGACTTGATTCTGAGAGATATCGATCTGCTCAAAAAATGCCGCAATTTGACGGTTTCCGTTTCGCTGAACACGCTTGATTCACGTTTTCAGAGTGATATGGACTGCGCCGCTCCGGTGGAGGCCCGCCTTGAAGCGCTGCGGACTTTGCATGAAAACGGAATCCGTACCGTGTTGTTCATATCACCGATGTTTCCCGGTATTACGGATTTTAGGGCGCTTATCGAACGGTCACGGCCGTTCGTGGACACGTATTGGTTTGAAAACCTGAATCTGCGCGGTTCGTACAAATCTGCAATTCTTTCGTATATCTATCGGTCGTATCCTCAGTTATCGGAATTGTATACCGAAATTTTCATTCACAAAAACGGGCAGTATTGGGAATCGCTCGCACTTGAAATCGATTCCTATTGTACGGCCCGCAATATAGATTTCGTCAATTATTTTTATCATGAAAAGCTCGTTAAAGGTGCAAAAATATCCTAG